A window of the Synchiropus splendidus isolate RoL2022-P1 chromosome 6, RoL_Sspl_1.0, whole genome shotgun sequence genome harbors these coding sequences:
- the pnp4a gene encoding purine nucleoside phosphorylase 4a, whose protein sequence is MHSKEQISHDEYQKTADWLLTHTKHRPQVAIICGSGLGMLADTLKCQDSFAYSDIPGFPHSTVKGHAGRLVFGELKGKTCVCMQGRFHMYEGHSLSKTTFPIRVFKLLGVETLIVTNAAGSLDDGLHPGDIMIIKDHVNFPGLVGLNPLCGPNDEKFGPRFPAMSGCYDKGLRCLAMEIAKQLGVASITQEGVYAMVGGPNFETIAEARLMHRLGVDAVGMSTAPEVVMATHCGLKVFGLSLITNKVVKTYEDGDSVNHEGVLEVGRLRSQTLQQLVTELIGKMEINNNINNIL, encoded by the exons ATGCACAGCAAAGAACAGATCAG CCATGACGAATACCAGAAGACAGCCGATTGGTTGCTGACGCACACGAAACACCGCCCCCAAGTGGCGATCATCTGCGGCTCCGGACTGGGGATGCTGGCTGACACTCTGAAATGTCAAGACTCCTTTGCCTACTCAGACATTCCAGGATTCCCTCACAGCACAG TGAAAGGTCACGCCGGCCGCCTGGTTTTCGGGGAGCTGAAGGGAAAGACATGCGTGTGCATGCAGGGCCGCTTCCACATGTACGAGGGACACTCGCTCTCCAAG ACGACGTTCCCGATTCGGGTCTTCAAGCTGCTCGGGGTGGAGACGCTGATCGTAACGAACGCAGCGGGCTCATTGGATGACGGCCTACATCCAGGTGACATCATGATCATCAAGGACCATGTGAACTTCCCGGGGCTGGTCGGTCTGAACCCACTGTGTGGACCCAACGACGAAAA GTTCGGACCTCGGTTTCCAGCCATGTCTGGTTGCTACGACAAAGGCCTTCGTTGTCTCGCCATGGAAATCGCCAAGCAACTGGGCGTGGCCAGCATCACGCAGGAGGGCGTGTACGCCATGGTGGGCGGGCCCAACTTTGAGACCATCGCTGAGGCTCGGCTGATGCACCGACTGGGGGTGGACGCAGTTG GTATGAGTACAGCTCCCGAGGTCGTCATGGCGACTCACTGTGGTCTTAAAGTCTTCGGCCTGTCTCTGATCACCAACAAG GTGGTGAAGACCTACGAGGACGGTGACAGTGTGAACCACGAGGGGGTGCTGGAGGTCGGCCGTCTTCGCTCGCAGACTCTTCAACAGTTGGTGACTGAACTCATCGGCAAGATGGAGATCAATAACAACATCAATAACATCCTCTAG
- the rem1 gene encoding GTP-binding protein REM 1, giving the protein MTLNTQKEVLRRRGSTPVRPVHLHQQPLWTQAIAGQTRPQRSHPPLGQSASYHPGDKSLHYRVQWSSDSDDDSQSDSDSIYRVVLLGDHGVGKTSLAEIFAGITEKDDQPAEYSFERTLTVDGEKTTLIVMDTWENDKPDGGSSCSPEECLKVGSAYVIVYSVTDRASFDSAAELRITLRRARQADNIPIILVGNKSDLVRSREVAIEEGRACAVVFDCKFVETSASLHHNVAELFEGVVRQIRLRKDNTEVVQRRRSVYKRKESLSQKARRFLDRLVARNNQRMALKVRSKSCHDLAVL; this is encoded by the exons ATGACCCTGAATACCCAGAAGGAAGTCTTGCGGCGGAGAGGCAGCACTCCAGTCCGCCCGGTGCATTTGCACCAGCAACCATTGTGGACTCAAGCCATTGCTGGCCAGACCCGACCCCAGCGCAGCCACCCTCCTTTGGGACAGTCGGCCTCATACCATCCAGGGGACAAGTCGCTCCACTACCGGGTCCAATGGAGCTCAGACTCGGACGACGACTCCCAGAGCGACTCGGACAGCATCTACAGAGTGGTCTTACTAGGCGACCATGGCGTCGGGAAGACCAGTCTGGCCGAAATCTTTGCCGGGATCACAGAGAAAGATGACCAACCAGCAG AATACTCGTTTGAGCGAACGCTGACAGTAGATGGAGAGAAGACCACGCTCATCGTCATGGACACCTGGGAGAACGACAAaccg GACGGCGGCAGCAGCTGCTCGCCGGAGGAATGTCTGAAGGTAGGAAGTGCTTACGTCATCGTCTACTCCGTCACTGACCGCGCCAGCTTTGACTCGGCGGCGGAGCTCCGCATCACTCTGCGGCGCGCTCGTCAGGCCGACAACATTCCCATCATCCTCGTAGGCAACAAGAGCGACCTGGTCCGGTCCAGAGAGGTCGCCATAGAAG AGGGCAGAGCGTGTGCGGTGGTCTTTGACTGCAAGTTCGTCGAGACATCTGCTTCGCTACACCACAACGTGGCAGAGCTCTTCGAGGGCGTGGTGCGGCAGATCCGTCTCCGTAAAGATAACACTGAGgtggtgcagcggcggcggtCCGTTTACAAACGTAAAGAAAGTCTTTCCCAGAAGGCTCGGCGCTTCCTGGACAGACTGGTGGCGCGCAACAATCAGCGCATGGCGCTCAAAGTGCGGTCCAAGAGCTGTCATGACCTCGCTGTGCTGTGA